A single region of the Zetaproteobacteria bacterium genome encodes:
- a CDS encoding PqqD family protein, with translation MGVPHKIHGRTCCDRSININHPRRKPDLSFEELEGLDEVVVIDHDTGRCVSLNHTAAAVLELCDGSHTVESIASELAAIFEVEQAAVARDVEQLLDQLRAHQLLTTAQATD, from the coding sequence ATCGGCGTGCCGCACAAAATCCATGGACGGACTTGTTGCGACAGGAGCATAAACATCAATCATCCAAGACGAAAACCGGATCTCTCCTTCGAGGAGCTGGAGGGGCTGGACGAGGTGGTGGTGATCGACCACGACACCGGCCGCTGCGTCTCACTCAACCACACCGCCGCCGCCGTGCTCGAGCTGTGCGACGGCAGCCACACTGTGGAATCGATCGCCAGCGAGCTGGCCGCCATCTTCGAGGTCGAGCAGGCAGCGGTGGCACGCGATGTGGAACAGCTCCTCGATCAGCTGCGTGCGCACCAGTTGCTGACGACCGCGCAAGCAACCGATTGA
- a CDS encoding radical SAM protein — MQLLVGEQEQQPLLTRLRADALPPADPPTANPPFLTRPLFFPRGEVALVARRGTDLLLHRCDHPPLQLSGRLAAALERRLRPEPVADSCPLAAAARHLPALEGIAQATPTSDALRQLVCGDLGLLFVELTLRCNERCLHCYADATPEQQAHLSAEEIIDLLDQARALGRARVQFTGGDPLIHPELVTAVRHARARDFATIEIYTNGLLLHDALLQRLTEAGGAALAFAFSLYSHDAARHDAVTRLPGSWQRTITAIRRVVARGIPCRVSIITMAHNRDDAEPTRALLRSMGVEEAAIAVHPIRAIGRGRDQSVDRDEEPALPTPLPPRRGKLCVAADGAILPCIFARGRRLGNIRRGAIVEQLRAIPIGPASAAVDACHNQLSCHDCRTSAWLLGGKTDPSLEGQ, encoded by the coding sequence GTGCAACTCCTCGTCGGGGAACAAGAACAGCAGCCACTCCTGACGCGCCTCCGGGCCGATGCGTTACCGCCAGCCGACCCGCCCACTGCTAATCCACCCTTTCTGACCCGCCCCCTCTTCTTCCCCCGCGGCGAGGTGGCCCTCGTCGCGCGGCGGGGAACCGATCTGCTGCTCCACCGCTGCGACCACCCTCCACTGCAACTGAGCGGTCGCCTCGCCGCCGCGCTGGAGCGACGGCTGCGGCCCGAGCCTGTCGCCGACTCCTGCCCGCTGGCCGCCGCCGCCCGCCATCTGCCGGCGCTGGAGGGCATCGCACAGGCCACGCCAACCAGCGACGCGCTGCGCCAGTTGGTCTGCGGCGATCTCGGCCTGCTCTTCGTCGAGCTGACCCTGCGCTGCAACGAGCGCTGCCTCCACTGCTACGCCGACGCCACGCCGGAACAACAGGCCCACCTGAGTGCCGAAGAAATCATCGATCTGCTCGACCAGGCCCGCGCCCTGGGGCGGGCGCGGGTGCAGTTCACCGGCGGCGACCCACTGATCCACCCCGAGCTGGTCACCGCCGTGCGCCATGCGCGCGCCCGTGACTTCGCCACCATCGAGATCTACACCAACGGCCTGCTGCTGCACGACGCGCTGCTGCAACGGTTGACCGAGGCAGGCGGAGCAGCGCTCGCCTTCGCCTTCTCGCTCTACAGCCACGATGCCGCCCGCCACGACGCCGTCACCCGCCTCCCCGGCAGCTGGCAGCGGACCATCACGGCGATCCGGCGGGTGGTCGCCCGCGGGATCCCCTGCCGGGTGAGCATCATCACGATGGCGCACAACCGCGACGATGCCGAGCCGACCCGGGCGCTGCTGCGCTCCATGGGGGTGGAGGAGGCGGCGATCGCCGTCCATCCGATCCGCGCCATCGGTCGTGGCCGCGATCAGAGCGTCGATCGTGACGAGGAACCAGCCCTGCCGACGCCGCTCCCCCCCCGGCGTGGCAAGCTGTGTGTTGCGGCCGACGGCGCCATCCTCCCCTGCATCTTTGCACGCGGCCGCAGGCTGGGCAACATCCGCCGCGGTGCCATCGTCGAGCAGCTGCGGGCCATCCCCATCGGCCCGGCGTCCGCCGCAGTCGATGCGTGTCACAACCAACTCAGCTGCCACGACTGCCGCACTTCGGCCTGGCTGCTCGGTGGTAAAACCGACCCCTCTTTGGAGGGGCAATGA